A section of the Lathamus discolor isolate bLatDis1 chromosome 6, bLatDis1.hap1, whole genome shotgun sequence genome encodes:
- the ELFN1 gene encoding protein ELFN1, which produces MAGRRWAATSALCVCVAAVSLLHTGGVRADCWLIEGDKGFVWLAICSQNQPPYESIPQQINSTIVDLRLNDNKIKSVQYASLSRFGNLTYLNLTKNEISYIEDGAFSGQFNLQVLQLGYNRLRNLTEGILRGLGKLEYLYLQANLIESITPNAFWECPNIMNIDLSMNRIQRLDSNTFRGLNKLSVCELYSNPFYCSCELLGFLQWLEAFTNMTRTYDRMQCDSPPDYTGYYLLGQGRTSYRNALSMLSSLCTGGSYTVIPRFIPPRYQVTTVPSEIPCSEEECSSGDGTTPQFSLFTPIGETEVRPNIQVKHLNHNSAVLTVQIPYPFSKMYILSQFENGFSSMITKLRKKEENITVSNLVAQRDYTYCVVSVHQYSKYNHTCVTITPTRPNRKEPVPTPSTATHYIMTILGCLFGMVIVLGVVYYCLRKRRQQEEKHKKAAGSMKKTIIELKYGPEMETTSITQLSQGQMLGGETVTRIPYLPSAGEVEQYKLIDSSETPKATKGNYMEVRTGEQPERRDCELSLPPDTQSSVAEISTIAKEVDKVNQIINNCIDALKSESTSFQGVKSGAVSTVEPQLVLLSEQIPSKHGFLSPVYKESYNHPLQRHHSMEAAPKRSSTSSSGSIRSPRSYRSEGSGHKSEAKYIEKTSPTTDTILTVTPAAAILRAEAEKIRQYSEHRHSYPSSHQGEQHDSMVGRKPSILEPLTRPRPRDLAYSQLSPQYHNLSYTSSPEYTCKPSHSIWERFKLNRKRHKDEEEYMAAGHALRKKVQFAKDEDLHDILDYWKGVSAQQKS; this is translated from the coding sequence ATGGCAGGTCGCCGGTGGGCTGCGACGTCAGCCCTCTGCGTGTGCGTGGCAGCCGTGTCCCTCCTGCACACTGGCGGGGTGCGGGCAGACTGCTGGCTCATCGAGGGGGACAAGGGCTTCGTGTGGTTGGCCATCTgcagccaaaaccagccccCCTATGAGTCCATCCCCCAGCAGATCAACAGCACCATCGTGGACTTGCGGCTGAACGACAACAAGATCAAGAGCGTGCAGTACGCTTCGCTCAGCCGCTTCGGCAACCTGACATACCTCAACCTGACAAAGAACGAGATCTCCTACATCGAGGATGGTGCCTTTTCAGGACAGTTCAACCTccaggtgctgcagctgggttACAACCGACTGAGGAACCTCACCGAGGGCATCCTCCGGGGCCTGGGGAAGCTGGAGTACCTCTATCTCCAGGCCAACCTCATCGAGTCCATCACCCCCAATGCCTTCTGGGAGTGCCCCAACATAATGAACATTGACCTGTCCATGAACAGGATCCAGAGACTTGACAGCAACACTTTTCGGGGCCTAAACAAGCTCTCTGTCTGTGAACTCTACAGTAACCCCTTCTACTGCTCCTGCGAGCTCCTTGGCTTCCTGCAATGGCTGGAAGCATTCACCAACATGACACGCACCTATGACCGGATGCAGTGCGACTCCCCACCCGACTACACGGGCTACTACTTGTTAGGCCAAGGCCGGACCAGCTACCGCAATGCTCTGAGCATGCTCTCTTCCCTTTGCACTGGTGGCTCCTACACTGTGATCCCTCGTTTTATCCCTCCCAGGTACCAGGTGACCACGGTGCCCTCCGAAATCCCTTGCTCTGAGGAGGAGTGCTCCTCTGGCGATGGCACAACGCCGCAGTTCTCCCTCTTCACGCCCATCGGCGAGACGGAGGTGCGCCCCAACATCCAGGTGAAGCACCTCAACCACAACTCGGCCGTGCTCACCGTGCAGATCCCCTACCCGTTCAGCAAGATGTACATCCTCTCCCAGTTCGAAAACGGCTTCTCCTCCATGATCACCAAGCtcaggaagaaggaggagaacaTCACCGTGAGCAACCTAGTAGCACAAAGGGATTACACCTACTGTGTAGTCTCCGTCCACCAATACTCCAAGTACAACCACACCTGCGTCACCATCACACCCACCAGACCCAACCGCAAGGAGCCAGTGCCCACCCCTTCCACTGCCACTCATTACATCATGACAATCCTGGGCTGTCTCTTTGGCATGGTCATCGTTCTGGGCGTTGTGTATTACTGTCTGCGGAAGAGGCGCCAGCAAGAGGAGAAGCACAAAAAGGCTGCTGGCAGCATGAAGAAGACCATCATTGAGCTGAAATATGGGCCAGAAATGGAGaccaccagcatcacccagcTGTCCCAGGGACAGATGCTGGGAGGGGAGACGGTGACCCGCATCCCCTACCTGCCTTCTGCTGGTGAGGTGGAGCAGTACAAGCTGATTGACAGCAGCGAGACCCCCAAGGCCACCAAGGGCAACTACATGGAGGTGAGGACGGGTGAGCAGCCTGAGAGGCGAGACTGCGAGCTGTCCTTGCCACCGGACACCCAGAGCTCTGTGGCTGAGATCTCCACCATTGCCAAGGAGGTGGACAAGGTGAACCAGATCATCAACAACTGCATCGATGCCTTGAAATCCGAGTCCACCTCCTTCCAAGGGGTGAAATCGGGGGCAGTCTCCACGGTGGAGCCTCAGCTGGTGCTCTTATCAGAGCAGATCCCCAGCAAGCACGGATTCCTTTCCCCTGTCTACAAGGAAAGCTACAACCACCCTCTCCAGAGACACCACAGCATGGAGGCGGCCCCCAAACGCTCCAGCACCTCTTCCAGTGGCTCCATACGGAGCCCCAGGTCCTACCGCTCCGAGGGCTCGGGCCACAAATCAGAAGCCAAATACATCGAGAAGACGTCCCCCACCACTGACACCATCCTCACTGTGACACCGGCCGCGGCCATCCTGCGGGCAGAAGCGGAGAAGATCCGTCAGTACAGCGAACACCGGCACTCGTACCCCAGCTCGCACCAAGGGGAGCAGCATGACAGCATGGTGGGGCGAAAGCCCTCCATCCTGGAGCCTCTGACCCGTCCTCGCCCCAGAGACCTGGCCTATTCCCAGCTCTCTCCTCAGTATCACAACCTGAGCTACACCTCCAGCCCAGAGTACACCTGCAAACCATCGCACAGCATCTGGGAGCGCTTCAAACTCAACCGCAAGCGGCACAAAGACGAGGAGGAGTATATGGCAGCCGGCCATGCCCTACGCAAAAAGGTCCAGTTTGCCAAAGACGAGGATCTTCACGACATCTTAGACTACTGGAAGGGCGTCTCTGCCCAGCAAAAGTCTTGA